A single window of Mycolicibacterium madagascariense DNA harbors:
- a CDS encoding glycoside hydrolase family 16 protein, with the protein MDRRNLLFMSGLGLLAAAIPAPLAGAQPLGAPTPPLAPPQPQAQTPAFLFHDEFDGPAGSAPDPSKWAISTHRELIKNPVFWDRPENMGQYRDDRRNVFLDGKSNLVIRATRENGKYFGGKLTGLWRGGIGLTWEARVKFNCLTNGCWPAWWLLNDNPDRGGEVDLVEWYGNQNWPSGTTVHARLDGTSFATQPYDVDGGWHVWRVTWNDSGMYFWRDYVEGMEPYFQVPANSLDDWPFNDPGYQLAPMLNLAVGGSGGGDPAGGNYPADMLVDWVRVW; encoded by the coding sequence ATGGATCGTCGCAACCTTCTGTTCATGTCGGGACTCGGCCTGCTCGCCGCCGCCATCCCCGCTCCGCTCGCCGGCGCGCAGCCGCTCGGGGCGCCGACGCCACCGCTGGCACCGCCGCAGCCGCAGGCACAGACCCCCGCGTTCCTCTTCCACGACGAGTTCGACGGGCCGGCCGGTTCGGCCCCCGATCCGTCGAAGTGGGCGATCTCGACGCACCGCGAGCTGATCAAGAACCCGGTGTTCTGGGACCGGCCCGAGAACATGGGCCAGTACCGCGACGACCGCAGGAACGTCTTCCTCGACGGCAAGTCGAACCTGGTGATCCGCGCGACCAGGGAGAACGGCAAGTACTTCGGTGGCAAGCTCACCGGGCTCTGGCGCGGCGGCATCGGGCTCACCTGGGAGGCCAGGGTGAAGTTCAACTGCCTGACCAACGGTTGCTGGCCGGCGTGGTGGCTGTTGAACGACAACCCGGACCGCGGTGGCGAGGTCGACCTCGTCGAGTGGTACGGCAACCAGAACTGGCCGTCGGGGACCACCGTGCACGCCCGGTTGGACGGCACGTCCTTCGCGACGCAGCCCTACGACGTCGACGGCGGCTGGCACGTGTGGCGCGTGACGTGGAACGACAGCGGGATGTACTTCTGGCGGGATTACGTCGAGGGCATGGAGCCCTACTTCCAGGTGCCGGCGAACTCGCTCGACGACTGGCCGTTCAACGACCCCGGCTACCAGCTGGCACCCATGCTCAACCTCGCGGTGGGCGGTTCCGGCGGAGGCGACCCCGCCGGCGGCAACTACCCGGCCGACATGCTGGTCGACTGGGTCCGGGTGTGGTGA
- a CDS encoding KasA/KasB family beta-ketoacyl-ACP synthase, translated as MRSEFPDVVITGFATTNALATDAEETWSALLAGRSGIRTLSEDLIEAVDLPVKIGGQLLEEFDGELSRIELRRLSYLQKMAVVLSRRAWRHAGSPDVDTTRLGVSVAAGIGNGEEMILGYIGMRDRGLKAVSPLAVQMFMPNGPAAAIGLDLAARAGVTAPMMADASGAGAIAQAWQQIVFGDADVVVCGAVESPIEGVPIAAYSQIDGVMSTDNADPQGACRPFDRDRTGMVLGEGGALLVMETEAHATARGARVLARMLSATTSSDGYDALYSDPDAAQETHALTRTLELAGLEPGDVDLVNAHAAGTVAGDLVEATALRQLFGSHRPAVYASKAALGNTFGSAGAIEAVQTVQSLRDGVVPPTLNLHHLDERIDLDVVTGSARQLDARHAVSTTFAFGGHNVVLAFGRA; from the coding sequence ATGCGCAGCGAATTTCCTGACGTCGTCATCACCGGCTTCGCGACGACCAACGCTCTCGCCACGGACGCCGAAGAGACCTGGTCGGCGTTGCTCGCCGGCCGCAGCGGCATCCGGACGCTGTCGGAGGACCTGATCGAGGCGGTCGACCTGCCGGTGAAGATCGGCGGCCAGCTACTCGAGGAGTTCGACGGCGAGCTCAGCCGCATCGAGCTGCGCAGGCTGTCCTATCTGCAGAAGATGGCGGTGGTCCTGAGCCGGCGGGCCTGGCGCCATGCCGGCTCACCCGACGTCGACACCACGCGGTTGGGGGTGTCGGTGGCCGCCGGGATCGGCAACGGCGAGGAGATGATCCTCGGGTACATCGGGATGCGGGACCGCGGCCTGAAGGCCGTGTCGCCGCTGGCCGTGCAGATGTTCATGCCCAACGGGCCCGCGGCCGCCATTGGTCTGGACCTGGCGGCCAGGGCCGGGGTGACGGCGCCGATGATGGCCGACGCGTCGGGTGCGGGCGCCATCGCTCAGGCGTGGCAGCAGATCGTGTTCGGCGACGCCGACGTGGTCGTCTGCGGCGCCGTCGAATCCCCCATCGAGGGCGTTCCCATCGCGGCCTACTCGCAGATCGACGGCGTGATGTCCACCGACAACGCCGATCCGCAGGGGGCCTGCCGACCCTTCGACCGCGACCGCACCGGAATGGTGCTCGGCGAGGGCGGCGCGCTGCTCGTCATGGAGACCGAGGCGCACGCCACGGCACGCGGCGCCCGCGTGCTGGCCAGGATGCTGTCCGCGACCACCAGCTCCGACGGCTACGACGCCCTGTACTCCGACCCCGACGCCGCCCAGGAGACCCACGCCCTCACGCGCACGCTCGAGTTGGCGGGACTGGAACCCGGCGACGTCGACCTCGTCAACGCCCACGCGGCGGGCACCGTGGCCGGTGACCTCGTCGAGGCGACCGCGCTGCGCCAGTTGTTCGGCAGCCACCGCCCCGCGGTCTATGCCTCGAAGGCGGCCCTGGGCAACACCTTTGGCTCGGCGGGTGCCATCGAGGCGGTACAGACGGTGCAGTCGCTGCGCGACGGGGTCGTGCCGCCGACGCTGAACCTGCACCACCTCGACGAGCGGATCGACCTCGACGTCGTCACCGGGTCGGCTCGGCAGCTCGACGCGCGCCACGCGGTGAGCACGACGTTCGCCTTCGGCGGGCACAACGTGGTGCTCGCGTTCGGCCGGGCCTGA
- a CDS encoding TetR/AcrR family transcriptional regulator, which produces MVSEGERAEGPFGTLTRSRPQQRILAAALDLIGSHGVSGTSLQMIADAVGVTKAAVYHQYRSKNDIVIAVTENELAILQDALLAAEADERPEEARRTLLIQLIDLAVTRRQWVGTLTSDPVIVRILGEHPPFLQFMRRLYGVLLDQRDDTKARVSAAIMSAAIAGSVVNPLVADVDDDVLRATLIELVPRLMGLDG; this is translated from the coding sequence GTGGTATCCGAGGGGGAGCGGGCAGAGGGGCCGTTCGGCACCCTGACGCGTAGCCGCCCGCAGCAGCGCATCCTGGCGGCCGCGCTCGACCTCATCGGCAGCCACGGTGTCAGCGGTACGTCCCTGCAGATGATCGCCGACGCGGTCGGGGTGACCAAGGCCGCCGTGTACCACCAGTACCGGTCGAAGAACGACATCGTCATCGCCGTGACCGAGAACGAGCTGGCCATCCTGCAGGACGCGCTGCTCGCCGCCGAGGCCGACGAACGACCGGAGGAGGCGCGCCGGACGTTGCTGATCCAGCTGATCGATCTGGCCGTCACCCGTCGCCAGTGGGTGGGCACCCTGACCAGCGACCCGGTGATCGTGCGCATCCTCGGGGAGCACCCGCCGTTCCTGCAGTTCATGCGCCGGCTCTACGGCGTCCTGCTCGACCAGCGCGATGACACCAAGGCCAGGGTGTCGGCGGCCATCATGTCGGCGGCCATCGCCGGCTCGGTGGTCAACCCCCTGGTGGCCGACGTCGACGACGACGTGTTGCGCGCCACCCTCATCGAGCTCGTCCCACGCCTGATGGGACTGGACGGCTGA
- a CDS encoding DUF5078 domain-containing protein: protein MTSRHARRTLRHLGAVAFGTAAVATALASPASADATDDFPIPHRMIITTCDTEQYMAAARDTSPVYFERYMIDRSNRPADVQQQAFDRIHWFFSLDPVARRQYSEDTATNVYYENVATHWGNWAKLFFNNKGVVAKATDVCMNYPKGDMSIWNWEDTP from the coding sequence ATGACATCTCGACACGCACGGCGCACCCTGCGCCACCTGGGCGCGGTGGCCTTCGGGACCGCTGCCGTCGCCACGGCCCTGGCGTCTCCGGCGTCGGCCGATGCCACCGACGACTTCCCGATCCCGCACCGGATGATCATCACCACCTGCGACACCGAGCAGTACATGGCGGCTGCCCGCGACACCAGCCCGGTGTACTTCGAGCGGTACATGATCGACCGCAGCAACCGCCCCGCCGACGTGCAGCAGCAGGCCTTCGACCGCATCCACTGGTTCTTCTCCCTGGACCCCGTCGCGCGCCGGCAGTACTCCGAGGACACCGCCACCAACGTCTACTACGAGAACGTGGCCACCCACTGGGGCAACTGGGCCAAGCTGTTCTTCAACAACAAGGGCGTCGTCGCCAAGGCCACCGACGTCTGCATGAACTACCCCAAGGGCGACATGTCCATCTGGAACTGGGAGGACACGCCCTAA
- a CDS encoding response regulator yields MTPAGRPIDVLLVEDDPGDELITREAFEHNKIKNNLHVAHDGEEGLDFLYRRNGFEDAPRPDLILLDLNLPKYDGRQLLEQIKSDADLNHIPVVVLTTSSAEEDILRSYKLHANAYVTKPVDLDQFMNAVRQIDEFFVQVVRLPQG; encoded by the coding sequence ATGACCCCAGCCGGCCGACCGATCGACGTGCTCCTCGTGGAGGACGACCCCGGTGACGAGCTCATCACCCGGGAAGCCTTCGAGCACAACAAGATCAAGAACAACCTGCACGTCGCGCACGACGGCGAGGAGGGCCTGGACTTCCTCTACCGGCGCAACGGCTTCGAGGACGCGCCGCGGCCCGACCTGATCCTGCTCGACCTGAACCTGCCCAAGTACGACGGCAGGCAGCTGCTGGAGCAGATCAAGTCCGACGCCGACCTGAACCACATTCCGGTCGTCGTGCTGACGACCTCCTCGGCCGAGGAGGACATCCTGCGCAGTTACAAGCTGCACGCCAACGCCTACGTCACCAAGCCGGTCGACCTCGACCAGTTCATGAACGCGGTGCGCCAGATCGACGAGTTCTTCGTGCAGGTGGTGCGGCTCCCCCAGGGCTAG
- a CDS encoding sensor histidine kinase, which produces MTAPTPRRSSPLTVQGWQTLVLGIMGVLVLGAGVAGALLLNQTDVVSHRLIDQIQPARSAAYQLQAALRDQETAIRGYAISADRQFLAPYFEGRDAEAAAAAQVRSHSDGRADLVADLDAIEQAAASWRTRFAEPLIASITPGRPAFVSAALADRGKVEFDRIRTLFASQNDHLAAARTAGLNNLHDIRLWRNGVLIGIVVALLATAIALAVVMRIAVVRPLEALAASCRRITESDFSERIVPQGPKDIRGIAVDVENMRQRIVAELEASRLAGAQLDEQAIELRRSNAELEQFAYVASHDLQEPLRKVTSFCQLLEKRYGDQLDERGVEYIAFAVDGAKRMQILINDLLTFSRVGRLNSAQTDVELDAALDAALANLTMAVEDSNADIVRPTDPLPTVSGDPTLLAMLWQNLLGNAIKFRREGVAPRIVIECAPHDDGQWLITVSDNGIGIAPEFVDKVFVIFQRLHGRDSYGGTGIGLALCKKIVEHHGGAVWIDTSYTEGTRFRFTLPQLVPAPTPEFAMEGTTQ; this is translated from the coding sequence GTGACCGCGCCGACACCGCGGCGTTCCTCACCGCTGACCGTCCAAGGCTGGCAAACCCTGGTGCTGGGCATCATGGGTGTGCTGGTGCTCGGCGCCGGCGTCGCGGGCGCGCTGCTGCTGAACCAGACCGACGTGGTGTCGCACCGCCTGATCGACCAGATCCAGCCGGCCCGGTCGGCGGCCTACCAGCTGCAGGCGGCGCTGCGGGACCAGGAGACCGCGATCCGCGGGTATGCGATCTCCGCGGACCGCCAGTTCCTCGCGCCGTACTTCGAGGGCCGCGACGCCGAGGCCGCGGCGGCCGCTCAGGTCCGATCGCACTCCGACGGCCGCGCCGACCTGGTCGCCGACCTCGACGCCATCGAGCAGGCGGCCGCCTCCTGGCGCACGCGGTTCGCCGAACCCCTGATCGCCAGCATCACCCCCGGCCGTCCCGCGTTCGTCAGCGCGGCGCTCGCCGACCGCGGCAAGGTCGAATTCGACCGCATCCGAACGCTTTTCGCCTCGCAGAACGACCACCTCGCGGCGGCTCGCACCGCAGGCCTGAACAACCTGCACGACATTCGCCTGTGGCGCAACGGCGTGCTGATCGGCATCGTCGTCGCCCTGCTCGCCACCGCCATCGCCCTGGCGGTCGTGATGCGCATCGCGGTGGTCCGACCGCTGGAGGCACTGGCCGCGTCATGCCGCCGCATCACCGAGTCCGACTTCTCCGAACGGATCGTTCCGCAGGGCCCCAAGGACATTCGCGGCATCGCCGTCGACGTCGAGAACATGCGGCAGCGGATCGTCGCCGAGTTGGAGGCGTCCCGCCTGGCGGGCGCGCAACTGGACGAGCAGGCCATCGAATTGCGGCGCTCCAACGCCGAACTCGAGCAGTTCGCCTACGTGGCGTCCCACGACCTGCAGGAGCCGCTGCGCAAGGTGACGTCCTTCTGCCAACTCCTCGAGAAGCGCTACGGCGACCAGCTCGACGAGCGCGGCGTGGAGTACATCGCGTTCGCGGTCGACGGCGCCAAGCGCATGCAGATCCTCATCAACGACCTGCTGACCTTCTCCCGCGTCGGGCGACTCAACTCGGCGCAGACCGACGTCGAACTCGACGCGGCGCTGGACGCCGCACTGGCCAATCTCACCATGGCCGTGGAGGATTCGAACGCCGACATCGTGCGCCCGACCGACCCGCTGCCCACCGTCTCGGGGGACCCCACCCTGCTCGCCATGCTGTGGCAGAACCTCCTCGGGAACGCGATCAAGTTCCGGCGCGAGGGCGTGGCGCCCCGCATCGTGATCGAATGCGCACCGCACGACGACGGTCAGTGGCTGATCACGGTGTCGGACAACGGCATTGGGATCGCACCGGAGTTCGTCGACAAGGTGTTCGTCATCTTCCAGCGGTTGCACGGCCGCGACAGCTACGGCGGCACGGGCATCGGCCTCGCGCTGTGCAAGAAGATCGTCGAACATCACGGCGGCGCCGTCTGGATCGACACGTCCTACACCGAGGGGACGCGGTTCCGCTTCACCCTGCCGCAGCTCGTGCCCGCCCCCACTCCCGAGTTCGCCATGGAAGGAACGACCCAATGA
- a CDS encoding MarR family winged helix-turn-helix transcriptional regulator produces MESHRSADGLDPIGDVLDEAMDLTVRHLASRSGLSGSAAMLLNRLVHEGPARLTTLACLEGISQPAMTQMIQRLERQGWVERSSDPDDGRAAVVTLADHGRAKLDERRDVRRGRLADLLETLSSEDEFSLSLAAQVALPILRRLNANAAIIDTTCLEQESALEHVPGRN; encoded by the coding sequence GTGGAATCTCACCGGTCCGCTGACGGACTCGACCCGATCGGCGACGTGCTCGACGAGGCCATGGACTTGACCGTGCGCCACTTGGCCAGTCGATCCGGTCTCAGCGGAAGCGCCGCGATGCTCCTGAACAGGCTGGTGCACGAGGGGCCGGCGCGGCTCACCACGCTGGCCTGCCTGGAGGGCATCTCCCAGCCGGCGATGACGCAGATGATCCAGCGACTCGAGCGGCAGGGGTGGGTGGAGCGCAGCAGCGACCCCGACGACGGCCGGGCGGCCGTCGTCACGCTGGCCGACCACGGCCGGGCCAAACTCGACGAACGCCGCGACGTCCGCCGCGGACGGCTCGCCGATCTGCTCGAGACGCTCTCGTCGGAGGACGAGTTCTCACTGTCACTGGCGGCGCAGGTCGCGTTGCCGATTCTGCGGCGGCTCAACGCGAATGCCGCGATCATCGATACGACCTGCCTGGAGCAGGAGTCGGCACTAGAGCACGTACCGGGGAGGAACTGA
- a CDS encoding WS/DGAT/MGAT family O-acyltransferase, with product MKLISPTDSMFLIGESREHPMHVAGLQLFEPPEGSGPDFIRDMYETISKNDDFQPTFRKHPARLLGGISNVAWAFDDDVDIDYHLRRSALPRPGRVRDLLELVSRLHGTLLDRHRPLWEASLVEGLADGRFAVYTKIHHSLLDGVSAQRLTIRSMSTDPDDHELRVPWTLGPKPRRDRGGSRSPLQSLTGAVGSVAALAPSTLSIARAALLEQQLTLPFRAPKTMFNVPIGGARRAAAQSWPLARFRAVKEAASGVTVNDVVLAMCAGALRAYLIEQDALPDTPLVAMVPVSLREQGEEDAGGNMVGTILCNLATDVNDPAKRLDAISTSMTDNKKVFADLPRTQALALSAFLVSGIALGLVPGFVSSAPPPFNIVISNVPGAREPLYWNGARLDGNYPLSIALDGQALNITMTNNGDNLDFGLVGCRRSVPHLQRLLMHLEDSLTDLERAVGI from the coding sequence ATGAAGCTGATCTCGCCGACGGACTCGATGTTCCTCATCGGCGAATCCCGTGAGCATCCGATGCACGTGGCCGGATTGCAGCTGTTCGAGCCACCCGAGGGATCCGGTCCCGACTTCATCAGGGACATGTACGAGACGATCTCCAAGAACGACGACTTCCAGCCGACGTTCCGCAAGCACCCCGCCCGCCTGCTGGGCGGTATCTCCAACGTGGCGTGGGCGTTCGACGACGACGTCGACATCGACTACCACCTGCGGCGGTCGGCGCTGCCGCGACCCGGCCGGGTGCGCGATCTGCTGGAGCTGGTCTCCCGGCTGCACGGGACGCTGCTCGACCGGCACCGCCCGCTGTGGGAGGCCAGCCTCGTCGAGGGGCTCGCCGACGGTCGCTTCGCGGTGTACACGAAGATCCACCACTCGCTCCTCGACGGCGTCTCGGCTCAGCGGCTGACGATCCGGTCGATGTCCACCGACCCCGACGACCACGAGCTGCGGGTGCCGTGGACGCTCGGACCCAAGCCCCGGCGGGATCGCGGCGGTTCGCGGTCGCCGCTCCAATCCCTCACCGGCGCAGTCGGTTCGGTGGCCGCGCTGGCGCCGTCGACCCTGTCGATCGCGCGGGCCGCCCTGCTGGAACAGCAGCTGACGCTGCCCTTCCGCGCGCCGAAGACGATGTTCAACGTGCCGATCGGCGGGGCCCGCCGCGCGGCCGCGCAGTCCTGGCCACTGGCGCGGTTCCGGGCCGTCAAGGAGGCCGCCTCCGGGGTCACCGTCAACGACGTCGTACTGGCGATGTGTGCGGGTGCGCTGCGGGCCTACCTCATCGAGCAGGACGCCCTGCCGGACACCCCGCTGGTGGCAATGGTTCCGGTGAGCCTGCGCGAGCAGGGCGAGGAGGACGCCGGCGGGAACATGGTCGGCACCATCCTGTGCAATCTCGCGACCGACGTGAACGATCCCGCCAAGCGACTCGACGCCATCAGCACCTCGATGACCGACAACAAGAAGGTGTTCGCCGACCTGCCCCGCACCCAGGCGCTCGCGCTGTCGGCGTTCCTCGTCTCCGGCATCGCGCTGGGTCTGGTGCCCGGCTTCGTGTCCTCGGCACCGCCCCCGTTCAACATCGTGATCTCCAACGTGCCGGGCGCGCGAGAACCGTTGTACTGGAACGGAGCTCGGCTCGACGGCAACTATCCGCTATCGATCGCGCTCGACGGGCAGGCGCTCAACATCACGATGACCAACAACGGCGACAACCTCGACTTCGGCCTCGTCGGCTGCCGCCGCAGCGTGCCCCACCTGCAACGCCTGCTGATGCACCTGGAGGACTCGCTCACCGACCTCGAACGGGCCGTCGGCATCTGA
- a CDS encoding PP2C family protein-serine/threonine phosphatase: MGAQTRPLSVLLVEDDRGDALLVEELVAEANIEITMVWAASIADAERELTLSAPDCVLLDLNLPDANGIAALARVAACDPTIPIVVLTGLTDEHFGVSALASGAQDYLVKGRVEAEMLRRALLYAIERKRAELTSADLRASQLRAAENARLERGLLPSPLLLGDPGVDIVATYRPSRQNALLGGDFYDFVQTPDRTVHVMVGDVSGHGPDEAALGVALRIGWRALTFAGLRGSERMRQLERLLRAESPGSGIFATVLSLAISTDDLRFTAVRAGHPGMLVHGPDSVEWLEPPAGPALGLGVGEWPINELELPIGHGLLLLTDGLFEGHSGVGNQRLGEDGLLELAKERADLPGAAFVDALIDGAQERAAQHGGLSDDIAVVRVERTRR, translated from the coding sequence ATGGGGGCTCAGACCCGGCCGCTGTCGGTGCTGTTGGTCGAGGACGACCGCGGCGACGCCCTGCTCGTCGAGGAACTCGTCGCCGAGGCCAACATCGAGATCACCATGGTGTGGGCCGCGTCGATCGCCGACGCCGAGCGCGAGCTGACGCTGTCGGCGCCCGACTGCGTGCTGCTCGACCTGAACCTGCCCGACGCCAACGGCATCGCCGCCCTCGCCCGCGTCGCGGCGTGCGACCCGACGATCCCGATCGTCGTGCTCACCGGCCTGACCGACGAACACTTCGGCGTATCCGCGTTGGCCTCCGGAGCGCAGGACTACCTGGTCAAAGGCCGCGTCGAGGCCGAGATGCTGCGCAGGGCGCTGCTCTATGCGATCGAGCGCAAGCGCGCCGAGCTGACCTCGGCCGACCTGCGGGCCAGTCAGCTGCGGGCCGCGGAGAACGCGCGGCTGGAACGCGGCCTGCTGCCGTCGCCCCTGTTGCTGGGCGACCCCGGCGTCGACATCGTCGCCACCTACCGTCCGAGCCGCCAGAACGCGTTGCTCGGCGGCGATTTCTACGACTTCGTGCAAACCCCGGACCGGACCGTCCACGTCATGGTCGGCGACGTGTCGGGGCACGGACCCGACGAGGCCGCCCTCGGCGTCGCGCTGCGCATCGGGTGGCGCGCCCTGACCTTCGCCGGGCTGCGCGGCAGCGAACGCATGCGCCAGCTCGAGCGCCTCCTGCGCGCCGAGAGTCCCGGCAGCGGGATCTTCGCGACCGTGCTCAGCCTCGCCATCTCCACCGACGACCTGCGGTTCACCGCGGTGCGCGCCGGGCACCCCGGCATGCTGGTGCACGGCCCCGATTCGGTCGAGTGGCTCGAACCACCCGCCGGACCCGCCCTCGGGCTCGGCGTCGGCGAATGGCCGATCAACGAGCTCGAGTTGCCCATCGGCCACGGTCTGCTGCTGCTCACCGACGGCCTGTTCGAGGGCCACTCCGGCGTCGGCAACCAGCGCCTCGGCGAGGACGGGCTGCTCGAGTTGGCCAAGGAGCGCGCCGACCTGCCGGGGGCCGCGTTCGTCGACGCCCTGATCGACGGCGCGCAGGAGCGGGCCGCGCAGCACGGCGGGCTCTCCGACGACATCGCCGTCGTCCGGGTGGAGAGGACGCGACGGTGA